The Miltoncostaea oceani genome includes a region encoding these proteins:
- a CDS encoding helix-turn-helix transcriptional regulator yields the protein MTGTASRLLELLSLMQARRDWPGPELARRLGVSERTVRRDVDRLRRLGYPVESSTGPAGRYRLAAGAAMPPLLLDEDEAVAIAVGLRTAAWSAVDGIEETSLRALVKLEQVLPAHLRARVRAVGATAMPSPSGGPTVDAHHLALLGAARRDGERVRFTYRRRDGESGRREVEPHALVAISRRWYLVGWDVRRGGWRTFRIDRIADPVAASVRFAPREVPGGDPVAFVVAGRRAGMNRYEARLTVHAPAEVVRRRLPGAWGEVTPIDAGTCELRTGDDDLGWLAHRVALLGVDIDVHEPPELRERLAEVGARLLRAAGA from the coding sequence GTGACCGGGACCGCCAGCCGCCTGCTCGAGCTGCTCTCCCTGATGCAGGCGCGGCGCGACTGGCCGGGGCCGGAGCTCGCACGCCGCCTGGGGGTGTCGGAGCGCACCGTGCGGCGCGACGTCGACCGCCTCCGCCGGCTCGGGTACCCCGTGGAGTCGTCGACCGGGCCCGCGGGCCGCTACCGCCTCGCCGCAGGCGCGGCGATGCCGCCGCTGCTGCTCGACGAGGACGAGGCCGTGGCGATCGCCGTCGGGCTGCGCACCGCGGCGTGGTCGGCGGTGGACGGCATCGAGGAGACGTCGCTGCGGGCGCTGGTGAAGCTGGAGCAGGTGCTGCCCGCCCACCTGCGCGCCCGGGTCCGGGCCGTGGGGGCGACGGCGATGCCCTCGCCGTCGGGGGGCCCGACCGTCGACGCCCACCACCTCGCGCTGCTCGGCGCGGCCCGCCGCGACGGCGAGCGGGTGCGGTTCACGTATCGCCGCCGGGACGGGGAGAGCGGCCGCCGGGAGGTCGAGCCGCACGCCCTCGTCGCGATCAGCCGCCGCTGGTACCTCGTGGGCTGGGACGTCAGGCGCGGCGGCTGGCGCACGTTCCGGATCGACCGGATCGCCGACCCGGTCGCCGCCTCCGTCCGGTTCGCGCCGCGCGAGGTGCCGGGCGGGGACCCGGTCGCCTTCGTCGTGGCGGGCCGCCGCGCCGGGATGAACCGGTACGAGGCGCGACTGACCGTCCACGCGCCCGCCGAGGTCGTGCGGCGCCGCCTCCCGGGGGCGTGGGGGGAGGTGACGCCGATCGACGCGGGCACCTGCGAGCTGCGGACGGGGGACGACGACCTCGGCTGGCTGGCCCATCGCGTGGCGCTCCTCGGCGTGGACATCGACGTCCACGAGCCCCCGGAGCTGCGGGAGCGCCTCGCCGAGGTCGGCGCCCGGCTCCTGCGCGCCGCGGGGGCCTGA
- a CDS encoding ABC transporter ATP-binding protein produces the protein MTGTAAQDGGTRRIAARAEGATRIYGEGDAQVRALDGVHVEFPAGDFTAIMGPSGSGKSTLMQCMAGLDRLTSGRSWIGDIELSGLSEKRITQVRRDHVGFIFQAFNLVPTLTALENIRLPLDIAGREPEGAWLDEVIDALNLRARLGHRPSELSGGQQQRVAAARALVSRPDIVFADEPTGQLDSQSSGELLDVMRRAADDFGQTIVMVTHEPTAASRADRVIFLADGRIVDRMEGPTADSILDHMKTLGPGART, from the coding sequence GTGACGGGGACGGCGGCGCAGGACGGCGGGACGCGGCGGATCGCGGCGCGGGCGGAGGGCGCGACCCGGATCTACGGGGAGGGCGACGCGCAGGTCCGGGCGCTCGACGGGGTCCACGTGGAGTTCCCGGCGGGTGACTTCACCGCGATCATGGGCCCGTCGGGGTCCGGCAAGTCGACGTTGATGCAGTGCATGGCGGGGCTCGACCGCCTCACCTCGGGCCGGTCGTGGATCGGCGACATCGAGCTGTCCGGCCTCTCCGAGAAGCGCATCACCCAGGTGCGCCGCGACCACGTCGGCTTCATCTTCCAGGCCTTCAACCTGGTGCCGACGCTGACCGCACTGGAGAACATCCGCCTGCCCCTCGACATCGCGGGGCGCGAACCCGAGGGCGCGTGGCTCGACGAGGTGATCGACGCGCTCAACCTGCGGGCGCGCCTCGGCCACCGGCCGTCGGAGCTGTCGGGCGGGCAGCAGCAGCGGGTGGCGGCGGCCCGGGCCCTCGTGTCCCGGCCGGACATCGTGTTCGCGGACGAGCCGACGGGGCAGCTCGACTCCCAGTCGTCCGGCGAGCTGCTCGACGTGATGCGCCGCGCCGCCGACGACTTCGGCCAGACGATCGTGATGGTCACCCACGAGCCGACGGCGGCGAGCCGGGCCGACCGCGTGATCTTCCTGGCGGACGGTCGCATCGTGGACCGGATGGAGGGCCCGACGGCCGACTCGATCCTCGACCACATGAAGACCCTGGGGCCGGGCGCGCGCACGTGA
- a CDS encoding ABC transporter permease, protein MIVRSAIRNLLASPLRLLLTSLAIVLGVGFVVGAFVLGDTINRAFDDVFDTANRGVAVEVRGVETVSAADRQPVPATLVPVIRGVEGVRTAEGTVFGTAQIIGADGEPAGLQGPPALGFGWSDDPDLNPLRITEGAPPRAHGDVVIDRTTAEAEDFAIGDRVRIVTSSGSATYRLVGIVAFGAENNLAGATLAAFTRATAQRTLDSAGRFSTVGVTADPGVGDAELARRIDAALPAGYEAITGETAAQEASDQFKAFVDIFRNFLLAFAVVALFVGAFIIFNAFTITVAQRTRQIGLLRAIGASGSQVVRSVLLEALVTGLVASAIGIAFGIAFAYILRAGFNAIGASLPATSLQVAPRSVVAGLVVGLVVTVTSAILPAWRTSRVPPMAALRDTRVADAPRARMVVSIVLAVAGVGLVMAGLLLPLDGLAQRFTFIGAGAVILFLGVAMLTRYVAHPMARVIGAPMARTGLAGRLGQENAMRNPARTAQTAAALTIGVALVTGVTVIAASLSATFLGTIDRSVRADLLILSSNQQPFSPAAAGELGDVPELAGVTAWRDGEFKDASGSVQGLGAVDPAALDDVYDPDVRDGAMADLAAPATIAVQQDYARDEGLRVGSTMRVLFARTGWSRMRVAAIFEDSGFDRFYISLAEYERRFATQQDTIILARAAPGVSPDAAADAAAAALGPAFPNLDVRTRAEYRAWVSGQIDTFLRLFYVLLAMAVVIAVVGIVLTLALSVYERTREIGLLRAVGLSRRAVRAMIRWEAVIVSLIGALVGLVVGVFLGVVSVSAIPEFTAVAIPWPSMIVFLVVAAAFGVVAAILPARRAARLDVLDAVQGE, encoded by the coding sequence GTGATCGTCCGGAGCGCCATCCGCAACCTCCTGGCGAGCCCGCTGCGGCTGCTGCTGACCTCGCTCGCGATCGTGCTGGGCGTCGGGTTCGTCGTCGGCGCCTTCGTCCTCGGCGACACGATCAACCGCGCGTTCGACGACGTGTTCGACACCGCGAACCGCGGCGTCGCCGTGGAGGTCCGCGGCGTCGAGACGGTCTCCGCCGCCGACCGGCAGCCGGTGCCCGCGACCCTCGTCCCCGTCATCCGCGGGGTGGAGGGCGTGCGGACGGCGGAGGGGACGGTGTTCGGCACCGCGCAGATCATCGGGGCCGACGGGGAGCCCGCCGGCCTGCAGGGGCCGCCCGCGCTCGGTTTCGGCTGGTCGGACGACCCCGACCTCAACCCCCTGCGCATCACGGAGGGGGCGCCCCCGCGCGCCCACGGCGACGTGGTCATCGACCGCACCACCGCCGAGGCCGAGGACTTCGCCATCGGGGACCGCGTCCGGATCGTGACGTCGTCGGGGTCGGCGACGTACCGGCTCGTCGGGATCGTCGCCTTCGGCGCCGAGAACAACCTGGCGGGGGCGACGCTCGCGGCGTTCACGCGCGCGACGGCGCAGCGGACGCTCGACTCGGCGGGGCGGTTCAGCACCGTCGGCGTCACCGCCGACCCCGGCGTCGGCGACGCCGAGCTCGCCCGCCGCATCGACGCCGCCCTGCCCGCCGGCTACGAGGCGATCACCGGCGAGACCGCCGCGCAGGAGGCCAGCGACCAGTTCAAGGCGTTCGTCGACATCTTCCGCAACTTCCTGCTGGCCTTCGCCGTCGTCGCCCTGTTCGTCGGCGCGTTCATCATCTTCAACGCCTTCACGATCACGGTCGCGCAGCGAACGCGGCAGATCGGGCTGCTCCGGGCGATCGGGGCGTCGGGGAGCCAGGTGGTGCGGTCGGTGCTGCTCGAGGCGCTCGTGACGGGCCTGGTGGCGTCGGCGATCGGGATCGCCTTCGGGATCGCGTTCGCGTACATCCTGCGGGCGGGGTTCAACGCCATCGGCGCGTCGCTGCCGGCGACGTCGCTGCAGGTCGCGCCGCGGTCCGTCGTGGCCGGGCTCGTCGTCGGACTCGTCGTCACCGTCACGTCGGCGATCCTCCCGGCGTGGCGGACCAGTCGCGTGCCGCCGATGGCCGCCCTGCGCGACACGCGGGTGGCGGACGCCCCGCGGGCGCGCATGGTGGTCTCGATCGTGCTCGCCGTCGCGGGCGTCGGCCTCGTGATGGCGGGTCTGCTGCTGCCGCTCGACGGCCTCGCGCAGCGGTTCACCTTCATCGGCGCGGGGGCCGTGATCCTGTTCCTCGGCGTGGCGATGCTGACCCGGTACGTCGCGCACCCGATGGCGCGCGTCATCGGGGCCCCGATGGCGCGGACGGGCCTCGCGGGGCGCCTCGGCCAGGAGAACGCGATGCGCAACCCGGCCCGGACGGCCCAGACGGCGGCGGCGCTCACGATCGGGGTCGCCCTCGTCACGGGCGTCACGGTGATCGCGGCGTCGCTCAGCGCGACGTTCCTCGGCACCATCGACCGCAGCGTCCGCGCCGACCTCCTGATCCTCTCCTCGAACCAGCAGCCGTTCAGCCCGGCCGCCGCCGGGGAGCTGGGTGACGTCCCGGAGCTCGCCGGCGTCACCGCGTGGCGCGACGGGGAGTTCAAGGACGCCTCCGGGTCGGTCCAGGGGCTCGGGGCCGTCGACCCGGCGGCCCTCGACGACGTCTACGACCCCGACGTCCGCGACGGGGCGATGGCCGACCTCGCCGCACCCGCGACGATCGCGGTGCAGCAGGACTACGCCCGGGACGAGGGCTTGCGCGTCGGGTCGACGATGCGGGTGCTCTTCGCCCGCACCGGCTGGAGCCGGATGCGCGTCGCCGCGATCTTCGAGGACTCCGGCTTCGACCGCTTCTACATCTCGCTCGCCGAGTACGAGCGGCGGTTCGCCACCCAGCAGGACACGATCATCCTGGCGCGCGCCGCGCCCGGCGTGTCGCCCGACGCCGCCGCCGACGCGGCCGCGGCGGCGCTGGGGCCGGCGTTCCCCAACCTCGACGTCCGCACCCGGGCCGAGTACCGGGCGTGGGTGAGCGGGCAGATCGACACGTTCCTGCGGCTCTTCTACGTGCTCCTGGCGATGGCGGTGGTGATCGCCGTCGTGGGGATCGTCCTGACCCTCGCCCTGTCGGTGTACGAGCGGACCCGCGAGATCGGCCTGCTGCGCGCGGTGGGTCTGTCCCGGCGCGCCGTCCGGGCGATGATCCGCTGGGAGGCGGTGATCGTGTCCCTCATCGGCGCCCTCGTCGGCCTCGTCGTCGGCGTCTTCCTCGGCGTCGTGAGCGTGTCGGCGATCCCCGAGTTCACCGCCGTCGCGATCCCGTGGCCGTCGATGATCGTGTTCCTGGTGGTCGCGGCCGCCTTCGGGGTGGTCGCCGCGATCCTGCCGGCGCGCCGTGCCGCTCGGCTCGACGTGCTCGACGCCGTCCAGGGCGAGTAG
- a CDS encoding thiolase family protein, producing the protein MGDALVVGAVRSAVGRRGGALAGRHPADLLGEVLAALAERTGIDPAEIDDVIVGCVDQVGEQGVNVGRSAVLAAGFPDTVPATTIDRQCGSSQQAAHFAAQGVMAGAYDLVVAAGVESMTRVPMWANVPDRSAAYGTRMRARYDLGDDGFIEQGESGEIVADRWGLTREELDAFALRSHRRAAAARDAGRFDDEIVPLRVVRDDGESVFAADEGIRDATTAEALAGLRPVFRADGRLTAGSSSQISDGAAALLIASEGAAARLGLRPRARFHSFAVAGVDPVEMLTGPIPATRRLLERSGVSLDEIGLVEVNEAFASIPLAWARELGADMDRVNVNGGAIALGHPLGATGARLMVSLVHEMERAGTRYGLQAMCEGGGMANATLLERIPA; encoded by the coding sequence ATGGGCGACGCCCTCGTCGTCGGGGCCGTCCGCAGCGCCGTCGGGCGGCGGGGCGGCGCCCTGGCGGGACGGCACCCCGCGGACCTGCTCGGCGAGGTGCTCGCCGCCCTCGCCGAGCGCACCGGCATCGACCCGGCGGAGATCGACGACGTGATCGTCGGCTGCGTCGACCAGGTCGGCGAGCAGGGCGTCAACGTCGGCCGCAGCGCCGTGCTCGCCGCGGGGTTCCCCGACACCGTCCCCGCGACCACCATCGACCGGCAGTGCGGCAGCTCGCAGCAGGCCGCCCACTTCGCCGCCCAGGGGGTGATGGCCGGCGCCTACGACCTCGTCGTCGCGGCGGGCGTCGAGTCGATGACCCGGGTGCCGATGTGGGCGAACGTCCCCGACCGGTCCGCGGCGTACGGCACGCGGATGCGCGCCCGCTACGACCTCGGCGACGACGGGTTCATCGAGCAGGGGGAGTCGGGGGAGATCGTCGCCGACCGGTGGGGCCTGACGCGCGAGGAGCTCGACGCGTTCGCCCTGCGGTCCCACCGGCGCGCCGCCGCCGCCCGCGACGCCGGGCGCTTCGACGACGAGATCGTGCCGCTCCGGGTGGTCCGCGACGACGGGGAGTCGGTGTTCGCCGCCGACGAGGGCATCCGCGACGCCACCACCGCGGAGGCGCTCGCCGGCCTGCGCCCCGTGTTCCGCGCCGACGGGCGCCTGACGGCCGGCAGCTCGTCGCAGATCAGCGACGGCGCGGCGGCGCTGCTGATCGCCTCGGAGGGCGCCGCGGCGCGCCTCGGTCTGCGGCCCCGGGCCCGGTTCCACTCCTTCGCCGTCGCCGGCGTGGACCCCGTGGAGATGCTGACGGGGCCGATCCCCGCGACCCGGCGCCTGCTGGAGCGCTCGGGGGTGTCGCTCGACGAGATCGGCCTCGTGGAGGTCAACGAGGCGTTCGCCTCGATCCCGCTGGCGTGGGCGCGGGAGCTGGGGGCCGACATGGACCGGGTCAACGTGAACGGCGGCGCGATCGCCCTCGGACACCCGCTCGGCGCGACCGGTGCCCGCCTGATGGTCTCGCTCGTGCACGAGATGGAGCGCGCCGGCACCCGGTACGGGCTGCAGGCGATGTGCGAGGGCGGCGGCATGGCCAACGCGACCCTGCTGGAGCGCATCCCCGCCTGA
- a CDS encoding heavy metal translocating P-type ATPase, producing MPLAVSAVRTLAARRLGVDLIALLAIVAALAFGEYLAGAIVALMLAGGNALEAAAGSRARRELAALVARAPVTAHLRRDGDIVDVPVGEVVAGDVVMVRAGEVLPVDGTVEVAEAVLDESALTGEPLPVVHPRGDTVRSGTANAGPAIDVRATRPASEGAYAALVRLVRQAESEQAPFVRMADRYAAFFLPLTLALAIGAGALSGDPVRALAVLVVATPCPLILAAPVALLSGVSRAARQGVVTKGSGPIEQLGRARTVLLDKTGTLTLGTPGVAEVTAGDGLAPDEMLRLVGSLEQLSPNVVGRAIVQEARTRGLALTEPTDVVEGAGMGIEGRVDGRLVSAGNPRWLARHGITATGDAAPAGGLVLVGVDGRLAGRVVLHDTVRADAAGSIARLRAAGVGTVAIVTGDSVGGAGAVARELGIDRVHADLTPAGKVDAVRAAQRAPGGGPVVMVGDGINDAPALAAADVGIAMAAGGATVSSEAADVVIAVDRIDRVVDAVEIGRRSLAIARQSVIAGMGLSLVAMVAAALGHIPPVAGAVLQEGIDVAVILNALRALRA from the coding sequence GTGCCGCTCGCGGTGTCGGCGGTCCGGACGCTCGCCGCCCGGCGCCTCGGCGTCGACCTGATCGCGCTGCTCGCGATCGTCGCGGCCCTCGCCTTCGGCGAGTACCTGGCGGGCGCGATCGTGGCGCTCATGCTGGCGGGGGGGAACGCCCTGGAGGCCGCCGCGGGGAGCCGCGCGCGGCGGGAGCTCGCCGCCCTCGTGGCCCGGGCCCCGGTGACCGCCCACCTGCGCCGCGACGGCGACATCGTGGACGTCCCCGTCGGGGAGGTCGTCGCCGGCGACGTCGTGATGGTCCGCGCCGGTGAGGTCCTGCCGGTCGACGGGACGGTGGAGGTCGCCGAGGCGGTGCTCGACGAGTCGGCCCTCACGGGGGAGCCCCTGCCCGTCGTCCACCCGCGGGGCGACACCGTCCGCAGCGGCACCGCGAACGCGGGTCCCGCGATCGACGTGCGCGCCACCCGCCCCGCGTCCGAGGGCGCCTACGCCGCCCTCGTGCGCCTCGTCCGCCAGGCGGAGTCGGAGCAGGCGCCGTTCGTGCGGATGGCCGACCGGTACGCCGCGTTCTTCCTGCCGCTGACCCTCGCCCTCGCGATCGGCGCGGGGGCGCTCTCCGGGGACCCGGTGCGCGCCCTGGCGGTCCTCGTGGTCGCGACGCCGTGCCCGTTGATCCTCGCCGCCCCCGTCGCCCTGCTGTCGGGGGTGTCGCGGGCCGCCCGCCAGGGCGTGGTCACGAAGGGGTCGGGACCGATCGAGCAGCTCGGGCGGGCCCGGACGGTGCTGCTCGACAAGACGGGCACCCTGACGCTCGGCACGCCCGGCGTCGCGGAGGTGACCGCGGGGGACGGCCTCGCCCCCGACGAGATGCTGCGCCTCGTCGGCTCCCTCGAGCAGCTCTCGCCGAACGTCGTGGGGCGGGCGATCGTGCAGGAGGCGCGGACCCGCGGGCTGGCGCTCACCGAGCCGACCGACGTGGTCGAGGGCGCCGGGATGGGCATCGAGGGCCGCGTCGACGGCCGCCTCGTGAGCGCGGGCAACCCGCGGTGGCTCGCCCGCCACGGCATCACCGCGACGGGCGACGCCGCGCCCGCCGGCGGTCTCGTCCTGGTCGGGGTCGACGGACGCCTCGCCGGGCGGGTCGTGCTGCACGACACCGTCCGCGCCGACGCGGCGGGCTCCATCGCGCGGCTGCGGGCCGCGGGCGTGGGGACGGTGGCGATCGTCACCGGCGACTCCGTCGGGGGCGCCGGCGCCGTCGCCCGCGAGCTCGGCATCGACCGCGTGCACGCCGACCTCACCCCGGCGGGCAAGGTCGACGCGGTCCGGGCCGCCCAGCGGGCACCGGGAGGTGGCCCCGTGGTCATGGTCGGCGACGGGATCAACGACGCCCCCGCCCTCGCCGCGGCCGACGTGGGCATCGCGATGGCGGCCGGCGGCGCGACGGTGTCCTCCGAGGCGGCCGACGTCGTCATCGCCGTCGACCGCATCGACCGGGTCGTCGACGCGGTGGAGATCGGCCGGCGGTCCCTCGCGATCGCCCGGCAGAGCGTCATCGCCGGGATGGGCCTCAGCCTGGTCGCGATGGTCGCCGCCGCCCTCGGCCACATCCCCCCGGTCGCCGGCGCCGTGCTGCAGGAGGGGATCGACGTCGCGGTGATCCTCAACGCCCTGCGGGCCCTGCGCGCCTGA
- a CDS encoding 3-hydroxyacyl-CoA dehydrogenase family protein, with protein sequence MDASPITRVAVVGAGVMGSEIAWTAAAAGLDVVLLDADPAALERGTAHIAAIGARRVAKGRMEAGEVDAVVARVVTATGDDALAGCDLAIEAVPEVLSIKHDVMGRLDAALPPGALIASNTSGLSISEMARGTGRPDRVLGLHFFNPASVMRLVEVVRGETTSDATVAAGEALATALGKVPVLVRECPGFLVNRILVRAMSEAYRAAGASGATAPAVDRAVVDGGPAPMGPYALGDLIGLDTMGHIRRDLEAAYGSRFDDGGAVDAQVAAGRLGAKTGAGFYDGGPPDGEADADGRAAAEAYYAGALDEARRCVAEGVAAAADVDLAMRHGCGWSAGPPGL encoded by the coding sequence ATGGACGCCTCACCGATCACACGGGTCGCCGTCGTCGGGGCGGGGGTGATGGGCAGCGAGATCGCCTGGACGGCCGCCGCCGCCGGCCTCGACGTGGTGCTGCTCGACGCCGACCCGGCCGCCCTGGAGCGCGGGACGGCGCACATCGCCGCGATCGGCGCCCGGCGCGTCGCGAAGGGCCGGATGGAGGCCGGGGAGGTCGACGCGGTCGTCGCGCGCGTCGTCACCGCCACCGGCGACGACGCCCTCGCCGGCTGCGACCTGGCGATCGAGGCGGTGCCGGAGGTGCTGTCGATCAAGCACGACGTGATGGGGCGCCTCGACGCGGCGCTCCCCCCGGGGGCCCTGATCGCCTCGAACACGTCGGGCCTGTCGATCTCGGAGATGGCGCGCGGGACGGGGCGGCCCGACCGCGTGCTGGGGCTGCACTTCTTCAACCCGGCGAGCGTGATGCGGCTCGTGGAGGTGGTGCGCGGCGAGACCACCAGCGACGCGACCGTCGCGGCGGGGGAGGCCCTGGCGACGGCCCTCGGCAAGGTGCCGGTGCTCGTGCGCGAGTGCCCCGGGTTCCTGGTGAACCGCATCCTGGTGCGCGCCATGTCCGAGGCGTACCGGGCGGCCGGCGCGTCGGGCGCGACGGCGCCGGCGGTCGACCGGGCGGTGGTCGACGGCGGGCCGGCGCCCATGGGGCCCTACGCCCTCGGCGACCTGATCGGCCTCGACACGATGGGCCACATCCGCCGGGACCTGGAGGCGGCCTACGGGTCCCGCTTCGACGACGGCGGCGCCGTGGACGCGCAGGTCGCGGCGGGTCGCCTGGGCGCGAAGACGGGGGCGGGGTTCTACGACGGCGGGCCACCCGACGGCGAGGCCGACGCCGACGGCCGGGCAGCGGCGGAGGCGTACTACGCGGGTGCGCTCGACGAGGCGCGCCGGTGCGTGGCGGAGGGCGTCGCCGCCGCCGCCGACGTCGACCTGGCGATGCGCCACGGCTGCGGCTGGAGCGCGGGGCCGCCGGGGTTGTGA
- a CDS encoding enoyl-CoA hydratase/isomerase family protein: protein MPIDLERRGPVAILTLNRPEALNALSPALLDELEERLDGIERSADTQVVVLTGAGAKAFSAGADIGHMQTASALEARSYARRGHELTGRIEEFPKPVIAAVNGYALGGGCELALACDIRLAAEGARFGQPEVNLGIVPGWGGTQRLARLTSPGFAKEMILTGRPVDATEALRVGLVNHVHPAEELIDRAVAMGDQIAAKPPWTIASAKALCNLALDGDLKGHLAREIDAFALAFTTPEQREGMTAFFEKRTPDFSGM, encoded by the coding sequence GTGCCCATCGACCTGGAGCGACGCGGCCCGGTCGCGATCCTCACGCTCAACCGCCCCGAGGCGCTGAACGCCCTCTCCCCCGCCCTCCTCGACGAGCTGGAGGAGCGGCTCGACGGCATCGAGCGCAGCGCCGACACCCAGGTGGTCGTGCTGACCGGCGCGGGCGCGAAGGCGTTCAGCGCCGGAGCGGACATCGGGCACATGCAGACCGCGAGCGCCCTCGAGGCGCGCTCGTACGCCCGCCGCGGCCACGAGCTGACGGGGCGCATCGAGGAGTTCCCGAAGCCCGTCATCGCGGCCGTCAACGGCTACGCCCTCGGCGGCGGCTGCGAGCTCGCCCTCGCGTGCGACATCCGGCTCGCCGCCGAGGGCGCGCGGTTCGGTCAGCCCGAGGTCAACCTCGGCATCGTCCCCGGCTGGGGCGGCACCCAGCGCCTCGCGCGGCTCACCTCCCCCGGCTTCGCGAAGGAGATGATCCTCACCGGCCGCCCCGTCGACGCGACCGAGGCCCTCCGCGTCGGCCTCGTCAACCACGTCCACCCGGCGGAGGAGCTCATCGACCGGGCCGTCGCGATGGGCGACCAGATCGCGGCGAAGCCGCCGTGGACGATCGCGTCGGCGAAGGCCCTCTGCAACCTCGCGCTCGACGGCGACCTGAAGGGCCACCTCGCCCGCGAGATCGACGCCTTCGCGCTCGCCTTCACCACCCCCGAGCAGCGGGAGGGGATGACCGCGTTCTTCGAGAAGCGGACGCCCGACTTCTCGGGGATGTGA
- a CDS encoding zinc-binding dehydrogenase, whose translation MRAAVFKDVRDIHIEEVPIPRCGPTDAIVKVTTTTICGTDSHIWRGEYPVAPGRVVGHEPAGVIHELGDAVTGYEIGERVVVGAITPCGACYFCQSGDLSQCAGYEDQWGIIGGWRLGNSMDGVQAEYFRVPYAQANLARIPEGLSDEEVLFVTDIATTGISAVETADVQLGDSVVVFAQGPIGLCATAGARLRGAGLVIAVDSNAKRLEMARTMGADVVIDYTQEDPVAKIKALTEGRGADVAIEALGIQETFENCLKSVRPAGMVSSLGVYGDKVTIPLEPFIYGIGDIDIRTTLCPGGKKRLSSLMNLVKIGRLDLKQLITHRFSLDEIEEAYPLFSNQEDGVVKVTITP comes from the coding sequence ATGAGGGCCGCCGTCTTCAAGGACGTGCGCGACATCCACATCGAGGAGGTCCCGATCCCGCGGTGCGGGCCGACCGACGCGATCGTGAAGGTCACGACCACCACCATCTGCGGCACCGACTCGCACATCTGGCGCGGGGAGTACCCCGTCGCCCCGGGACGCGTCGTCGGCCACGAGCCGGCCGGCGTCATCCACGAGCTCGGCGACGCCGTCACCGGATACGAGATCGGCGAGCGCGTCGTCGTCGGTGCGATCACCCCGTGCGGCGCCTGCTACTTCTGCCAGTCGGGCGACCTGTCGCAGTGCGCCGGCTACGAGGACCAGTGGGGGATCATCGGCGGCTGGCGGCTCGGCAACTCCATGGACGGCGTGCAGGCCGAGTACTTCCGGGTGCCGTACGCCCAGGCGAACCTCGCCCGCATCCCCGAGGGGCTCTCCGACGAGGAGGTCCTGTTCGTCACCGACATCGCCACCACCGGCATCTCCGCCGTCGAGACGGCCGACGTCCAGCTCGGCGACTCCGTCGTCGTGTTCGCCCAGGGCCCCATCGGGCTCTGCGCGACGGCGGGCGCGCGCCTCCGCGGCGCCGGCCTGGTGATCGCCGTCGACTCGAACGCCAAGCGCCTGGAGATGGCCCGCACCATGGGCGCCGACGTCGTCATCGACTACACCCAGGAGGACCCGGTCGCGAAGATCAAGGCCCTCACCGAGGGGCGTGGCGCGGACGTCGCGATCGAGGCGCTCGGCATCCAGGAGACGTTCGAGAACTGCCTCAAGTCGGTGCGGCCGGCCGGCATGGTCAGCTCGCTCGGCGTCTACGGCGACAAGGTGACGATCCCGCTGGAGCCGTTCATCTACGGCATCGGCGACATCGACATCCGCACCACCCTCTGCCCGGGCGGCAAGAAGCGCCTGAGCTCCCTCATGAACCTCGTGAAGATCGGCCGCCTCGACCTGAAGCAGCTCATCACGCACCGGTTCAGCCTCGACGAGATCGAGGAGGCCTACCCCCTGTTCTCCAACCAGGAGGACGGCGTGGTGAAGGTGACGATCACCCCTTGA
- a CDS encoding VOC family protein — protein MRDRDGYPAGVPCWVDIAVDDPEGAAAFYAGLFGWDVEDGMPADVPGHYFTATIGGRLVAGIGSRPEGMPAGTGWTTYVWVDDADAAVARAVELGGSVVMPATDVFDAGRSAVLADPEGAVFAVWQAGRHRGAQAVNEPGTWNFSGLHARDPEAALAFYGGLFGWEANPPDPEMGGTMLLRRPGYGEHLETLQPGIIQGAADMGAPEGFADAVAWITPVADGDAPHWDVTFAVDDADAAAARAESLGGTVLVPPTDMPWVRTTVLRDPQGTVVTASRFVPPDAA, from the coding sequence ATGAGGGATCGCGACGGGTACCCGGCGGGCGTGCCGTGCTGGGTGGACATCGCCGTGGACGACCCGGAGGGCGCGGCCGCCTTCTACGCGGGGCTCTTCGGCTGGGACGTCGAGGACGGCATGCCGGCCGACGTCCCCGGCCACTACTTCACCGCCACCATCGGCGGCCGGCTCGTCGCCGGCATCGGGTCCCGCCCGGAGGGGATGCCCGCCGGGACCGGCTGGACGACCTACGTCTGGGTCGACGACGCCGACGCGGCGGTCGCGCGGGCCGTGGAGCTCGGCGGGTCGGTCGTCATGCCGGCCACGGACGTCTTCGACGCCGGGCGCAGCGCCGTGCTCGCCGACCCCGAGGGCGCGGTGTTCGCCGTCTGGCAGGCCGGCCGCCACCGTGGCGCGCAGGCCGTCAACGAACCGGGGACCTGGAACTTCAGCGGCCTGCACGCACGCGACCCGGAGGCGGCACTCGCGTTCTACGGCGGCCTGTTCGGGTGGGAGGCCAACCCCCCCGACCCCGAGATGGGCGGGACGATGCTGCTGCGGCGGCCGGGGTACGGCGAGCACCTCGAGACGCTGCAGCCCGGGATCATCCAGGGCGCGGCCGACATGGGCGCCCCCGAGGGCTTCGCGGACGCCGTCGCGTGGATCACCCCCGTCGCCGACGGCGACGCGCCCCACTGGGACGTCACCTTCGCCGTCGACGACGCCGACGCCGCCGCGGCGCGCGCCGAGTCCCTCGGCGGCACGGTGCTCGTGCCCCCGACCGACATGCCGTGGGTCCGGACGACGGTGCTGCGCGACCCGCAGGGCACCGTGGTGACGGCGAGCAGGTTCGTGCCCCCGGACGCCGCCTGA